A region of Thermoplasmata archaeon DNA encodes the following proteins:
- a CDS encoding ThiF family adenylyltransferase, producing the protein MTADKVLKVGMHDEDMFDREKRIPWIKFNLIQKSKVLVVGAGALGNEVGKNLVLSGFKNIAIVDMDKIVKSNLSRCALFRIEDAEKGLLKAEVLARELKKLDKTVRVSWYSKPIQELPENFLKEFDIIFGCLDNIMARLYINSHAYYYGIPLVDGGTLGTSGKVQVVLPPKTACIECGMNKTHFKNLEQIFSCSGREDVTIYSPKLPAEITTTAVISALQVLCGIKIISKEYDALPYNLIYYDGYRNVFEVLEVPLNTNCPNHITQTSKPKKEKKKK; encoded by the coding sequence ATGACGGCAGATAAAGTGTTGAAGGTCGGAATGCACGACGAAGACATGTTTGATAGAGAGAAGAGGATTCCGTGGATAAAATTCAACTTAATTCAGAAGAGTAAGGTACTTGTTGTTGGTGCGGGTGCCCTTGGCAATGAGGTAGGAAAAAATCTAGTACTTTCCGGTTTCAAGAATATTGCGATAGTAGACATGGACAAAATTGTGAAATCCAATTTAAGCAGATGTGCCCTCTTTAGAATTGAGGATGCTGAGAAAGGGCTGCTGAAGGCAGAAGTGCTTGCAAGAGAATTGAAGAAACTGGATAAAACAGTTCGTGTTTCTTGGTATTCTAAGCCAATTCAGGAACTGCCTGAGAATTTTCTCAAGGAGTTTGATATTATATTTGGATGCTTAGACAATATCATGGCACGGCTATACATTAATTCTCATGCTTATTATTATGGGATTCCACTTGTAGATGGAGGTACCCTAGGTACATCAGGCAAAGTCCAGGTGGTACTCCCTCCAAAAACTGCTTGTATCGAATGCGGGATGAACAAAACCCATTTCAAGAACCTTGAGCAAATCTTCTCATGTTCAGGCAGAGAGGATGTGACGATTTATTCTCCGAAATTGCCTGCAGAAATCACAACTACCGCGGTAATTTCTGCTCTTCAGGTCCTCTGTGGGATAAAGATAATCTCAAAAGAGTATGATGCATTGCCTTACAACTTGATTTACTACGATGGGTATAGGAACGTGTTCGAAGTTCTTGAAGTCCCGTTGAACACAAACTGTCCTAATCATATAACCCAAACATCAAAACCAAAGAAAGAGAAAAAGAAGAAATAA
- a CDS encoding fibronectin type III domain-containing protein: MKAGRILVLVLIWIMLSGVFPHTSPKNVEGGYALEWTWKYETNSTVKGISITDDAKYIGAYDYANNVYLFEADTGSLVRTWIYGADITGIKIAKKADPPLLFVTDRGSVRVYRQDMQTPYRIYSPNQPPQYGWNVSLPRPGNITGFDVSADGKLLMVTYYYRWSNTWKYNVSMYNVETGTELWNYQTGFSDARAKFGLTASYDGKFFVVGVSESDTYVRLELYERDSPYGPKWQTDRLRDILGSGYLSRITAMKMSDDGTVIMVCTNNAILKFIQTQNKEVWRVDGIRDAVATSMNYSGSEGFVAVGKQITFLDLSTMEFSKRFKWNWTTPDNNTIVNAFMDKDGNYIVVATAKNMWLIYVPVHKPFRSIELSTDFDLVSSIDLSRDDGSRIALGAAYRVTDNPAGVYMFDNPKAIKPQPCEIFGFFDVTTTSMNVTWSASTAPDFARYELYCDSNLNTISTNPQNAEKRYVITNKDTTYKEVTGLQPGTTYFFKLRVICITELYADSQVKQKMTEVPPPPPDYTPYIVAAVVITVLVVFLLWYFYLRHKIPEWKEKRKKKKGKSVAWHQRPGEYLPPGFE, from the coding sequence ATGAAAGCGGGCAGGATATTAGTTCTTGTGTTGATTTGGATAATGTTGAGCGGAGTTTTCCCCCATACATCGCCCAAAAATGTGGAGGGGGGCTATGCACTCGAATGGACCTGGAAATACGAGACAAACAGCACAGTAAAAGGAATCTCCATTACCGATGACGCAAAATACATTGGTGCCTATGATTACGCAAACAATGTATATTTGTTTGAGGCAGATACAGGGAGCCTTGTAAGAACATGGATTTATGGTGCAGATATTACTGGTATAAAAATTGCAAAAAAGGCAGACCCACCACTGCTCTTCGTCACAGATAGAGGGTCAGTAAGGGTTTATAGGCAGGACATGCAAACCCCTTATCGAATCTATTCACCAAACCAACCGCCTCAATATGGCTGGAATGTCTCCCTGCCAAGGCCAGGCAACATAACTGGCTTCGATGTTTCTGCTGATGGGAAACTGCTGATGGTCACTTACTACTACAGATGGTCAAACACATGGAAATACAATGTTTCTATGTACAATGTCGAAACAGGCACAGAACTCTGGAACTATCAGACTGGATTCTCAGACGCAAGAGCCAAATTTGGCCTCACTGCTTCCTATGACGGAAAATTCTTCGTTGTTGGTGTATCTGAATCCGACACTTATGTACGATTGGAACTTTATGAAAGGGATAGCCCATATGGACCAAAATGGCAGACAGACCGCTTGAGAGACATTTTGGGCTCTGGCTATTTGTCTAGAATTACTGCCATGAAGATGTCAGATGATGGCACTGTGATAATGGTCTGCACCAACAATGCAATTCTTAAGTTCATCCAGACACAAAACAAGGAGGTTTGGAGGGTGGATGGAATTAGAGATGCTGTAGCTACATCAATGAATTATTCTGGTAGTGAGGGATTCGTTGCTGTTGGGAAGCAGATTACTTTCCTTGACCTTTCTACGATGGAGTTTTCGAAGCGATTCAAATGGAACTGGACAACACCAGACAACAATACAATTGTTAATGCGTTCATGGACAAAGATGGAAACTACATTGTAGTTGCAACTGCAAAGAACATGTGGCTGATATATGTGCCAGTGCACAAACCGTTCCGGAGCATTGAACTTTCCACGGATTTTGACCTTGTAAGTAGCATTGACTTAAGCAGAGATGATGGAAGCAGGATTGCACTTGGTGCCGCATACAGAGTGACAGACAACCCGGCAGGAGTGTACATGTTTGATAATCCAAAAGCAATTAAACCGCAACCTTGTGAAATTTTTGGATTTTTTGATGTAACAACCACCTCAATGAATGTTACATGGTCTGCTTCAACCGCGCCTGACTTTGCGAGGTACGAACTGTACTGTGACTCTAACCTCAACACAATCTCCACGAATCCACAGAATGCAGAAAAAAGATATGTGATAACAAACAAAGACACCACATACAAGGAAGTGACTGGTCTCCAGCCAGGAACTACTTATTTCTTCAAGCTCAGGGTAATCTGCATAACCGAACTGTATGCGGATTCACAGGTGAAACAGAAGATGACAGAGGTGCCACCACCTCCTCCAGATTACACTCCATACATTGTTGCTGCTGTGGTAATCACTGTACTTGTGGTATTTCTGCTCTGGTACTTCTACCTGAGACACAAGATACCTGAATGGAAAGAGAAGCGCAAGAAAAAGAAAGGCAAGAGCGTGGCATGGCATCAGAGACCAGGAGAATACCTACCACCAGGGTTTGAATAA
- a CDS encoding tetratricopeptide repeat protein: protein MTIALNLPPAFVDRTKEISYLDRLIRKTANGAGSIFLIQGEGGVGKTRLLEEVKKKAEEENFCVLHTKCLPGAALPLAPFYSMLKSADLDHLLSETCPNLDALYLVNKGGIILSKHEKTLKNIDPDIFLGMVTAVENFIKDSMTQIAGQNHKEIEEKIGVMRHGEFTIVSLPGRVVNLVALVEGVENEYLLEDMKKLVDKIDNNPNALDTDIDEVTVMLRELVESDKYTKVALETADKKAGIFENVLRGIKRMAMKKPVLILIDDLHWADSSSLSLLSYIGRDIASEKVGVLCAIRTDEIPTTSVLPGMINTMRSENLIEVLTLAPLDREGVAALIECVLGGHVDESFKEKVYSETEGNPLFVIELLKYLTDKQLLRQEGGLWTYDREEIKIPERIYEIIREKITRLSDEEFEVLETASVLGTEFVTPLLEKMVDMEKIKLLRALSRIEKIHGLIKHEEGKYRFDPTRIRDVIYQEMGDELRTALHEMLGGILEAEYKKGDEEKIIDALYHYRKAKRLDKLKEHGFLVAEKLVGRFAYDEAIEILKALFTTLNKKDVQDFEIALKTLNKILEIYLASGLYEDAMKVLDEKISLLGEPGAELGRTYATRAEVYLKMGEHEKAMESINKAFEVITGTSSTAAGEITRLLTIKGYIHERAGNYKNAIECQEKALEFFTKHGMEKDAGNCYTRIGSTYYYLGNYDESIANLRMAEEIFARNNDKQGLSQVYNNLGMVYYELEDFGNARKCLEKTVEMKEIVHDLAGIAIAKNNLGNVYFEIGEIEKALSLYLEVKRLCKKTGDKWMLVYNQIDIAEAYAEKGDEEKFRSAIEEALNEAAKIGLEKEVQEAKEELEKKFMR, encoded by the coding sequence ATGACGATTGCACTCAACCTACCCCCAGCATTTGTAGACAGAACAAAGGAAATTTCTTATCTAGATCGGCTCATTAGGAAGACGGCAAATGGAGCCGGTAGCATTTTTCTGATTCAGGGAGAGGGAGGAGTGGGAAAAACTAGATTGCTTGAAGAAGTAAAGAAGAAGGCAGAGGAAGAGAACTTCTGCGTTCTTCATACTAAGTGCCTACCTGGTGCTGCCTTGCCACTAGCACCATTTTACAGCATGCTTAAATCTGCAGATCTAGATCATTTACTTTCAGAGACATGCCCAAACTTAGATGCTCTTTATCTGGTAAATAAAGGAGGCATAATCCTTTCAAAACACGAGAAGACCTTGAAAAACATAGACCCTGACATTTTTCTTGGAATGGTAACAGCGGTTGAAAATTTCATAAAGGATTCGATGACTCAGATTGCTGGCCAAAATCACAAAGAAATTGAGGAAAAAATTGGAGTGATGCGGCACGGTGAGTTTACGATAGTGAGCTTACCTGGTAGAGTTGTGAATCTTGTTGCATTGGTTGAAGGCGTTGAAAACGAATATCTGCTAGAAGACATGAAAAAACTAGTTGATAAAATAGACAATAATCCTAATGCATTGGATACAGATATTGATGAAGTCACAGTGATGCTCAGAGAACTTGTTGAATCTGACAAATACACTAAGGTGGCACTGGAAACTGCAGATAAAAAGGCAGGCATTTTTGAAAATGTGCTTCGTGGAATCAAAAGAATGGCTATGAAAAAGCCAGTGCTCATACTCATTGATGACTTACATTGGGCAGACAGTTCTTCTCTTTCTCTTCTCAGCTACATTGGTAGGGATATTGCTTCAGAAAAGGTTGGGGTGCTATGTGCAATTAGAACAGATGAAATTCCAACTACGAGTGTCTTACCTGGGATGATAAATACAATGCGGTCTGAAAATCTAATCGAAGTTTTGACTCTTGCTCCACTAGATAGAGAGGGTGTTGCCGCGTTGATAGAGTGCGTTCTTGGAGGGCATGTGGACGAAAGTTTTAAGGAAAAAGTGTACTCTGAAACAGAGGGAAACCCACTCTTTGTAATTGAGCTGCTGAAGTATCTTACTGATAAGCAACTGCTCAGACAAGAGGGAGGATTGTGGACGTATGATCGAGAAGAAATAAAAATCCCAGAAAGAATCTATGAGATAATAAGGGAGAAAATTACCAGGTTGAGTGATGAGGAGTTTGAGGTGCTTGAAACAGCTAGTGTTCTTGGAACCGAGTTTGTCACTCCATTGCTAGAAAAAATGGTTGACATGGAGAAAATAAAGCTTCTCAGAGCATTGTCTAGAATCGAGAAGATTCATGGACTGATAAAGCACGAGGAAGGCAAATATAGATTTGACCCTACTAGAATTAGAGATGTGATATACCAGGAGATGGGTGATGAACTCAGAACTGCTCTTCATGAAATGCTTGGTGGAATTCTGGAGGCGGAGTACAAAAAGGGTGATGAAGAAAAGATAATTGATGCACTTTACCATTATAGGAAGGCAAAACGTCTGGATAAGTTGAAAGAGCATGGATTTTTGGTTGCTGAGAAACTTGTTGGCAGATTCGCATACGATGAAGCTATAGAGATTTTGAAGGCGCTTTTTACAACGTTGAACAAGAAGGATGTCCAAGATTTTGAGATTGCCTTGAAAACCCTGAATAAGATTCTTGAGATTTATCTTGCGTCTGGACTCTACGAGGATGCAATGAAAGTTTTGGACGAGAAGATTTCTCTCCTGGGAGAGCCTGGTGCAGAACTTGGGAGAACCTATGCAACTAGGGCAGAGGTTTATCTTAAGATGGGCGAGCATGAAAAAGCAATGGAAAGTATAAACAAAGCATTTGAAGTTATTACTGGTACATCCTCTACTGCAGCAGGAGAAATCACGCGCCTGCTTACAATCAAGGGTTACATTCATGAACGAGCAGGTAATTATAAGAATGCGATTGAATGCCAGGAAAAAGCCCTAGAATTTTTCACAAAACATGGAATGGAAAAAGATGCTGGAAACTGCTATACCCGAATTGGCTCCACTTACTACTACTTGGGAAACTACGATGAGAGCATTGCTAACCTGAGAATGGCTGAGGAAATTTTTGCTAGAAACAACGACAAACAAGGGCTTTCCCAAGTTTACAACAACCTTGGAATGGTTTACTATGAATTGGAGGATTTCGGGAATGCAAGAAAATGTCTTGAGAAGACAGTGGAAATGAAAGAAATAGTTCATGACCTTGCAGGTATTGCAATTGCAAAGAACAATCTGGGAAATGTTTATTTTGAAATTGGTGAAATTGAAAAGGCACTTTCGCTCTATCTT